From a single Rutidosis leptorrhynchoides isolate AG116_Rl617_1_P2 chromosome 5, CSIRO_AGI_Rlap_v1, whole genome shotgun sequence genomic region:
- the LOC139848996 gene encoding uncharacterized protein, whose translation MAPSVLNDHSTLKSTKRRNLKRTPIEANMIHSWQAGQRRKAEALEDWKQELIAFPSMFNTNPSDAPVVIKARIANCVVGGIYTHTGAWADIMYEHCFVQLSETVKEKLKDTFVPLPSFANDPSCMYNVILGRSAMMTFGAVTSTVHGMMKFPTPAGSATLYAERRRAIECMSQCQQNTEFPDRKIIIGNTIAKETKKKLYKSLATNLDVFAWQDSDMTGVPHHIAEHKLSVNPNIPPVCQKKRGMAPDRTKFLREEVKKLVDAGILREVKYHTWVANPVMVRKAR comes from the exons ATGGCGCCATCCGTTCTAAATGATCACTCAACTCTCAAGAGCACCAAGAGGCGTAATCTTAAGAGAACACCTATTGAAGCAAATATGATACACTCATGGCAAGCCGGACAACGGAGGAAAGCAGAAGCATTAGAAGATTGGAAGCAGGAATTGATTGCTTTTCCTTCCATGTTCAATACCAATCCATCTGATGCTCCTGTAGTGATTAAAGCCCGAATAGCAAATTGTGTTGTTGGAGGAATATATACTCATACAGGAGCATGGGCAgatattatgtatgaacattgttttGTACAATTGTCAGAAACAGTTAAGGAAAAATTGAAAGACACATTTGTCCCCTTACCAAGTTTTGCTAATGATCCGTCATGCATG TATAATGTCATTTTAGGTCGATCAGCTATGATGACATTTGGAGCTGTGACATCAACAGTGCACGGAATGATGAAATTTCCTACACCGGCTGGCAGCGCCACGCTATACGCTGAGCGGAGAAGAGCAATAGAATGT ATGAGTCAGTGTCAGCAAAATACAGAATTCCCAGATCGAAAAATCATTATTGGAAACACAATAGCAAAAGAAACAAAGAAAAAACTTTACAAAAGTTTAGCAACCAATTTAGATGTTTTTGCGTGGCAAGATTCTGATATGACTGGAGTACCACATCATATAGCTGAACATAAGCTCAGTGTGAATCCCAATATCCCACCAGTATGTCAAAAGAAAAGAGGCATGGCTCCAGATCGAACCAAATTTCTTAGAGAAGAAGTTAAAAAATTAGTGGATGCTGGGATATTGAGGGAAGTTAAATACCATACATGGGTAGCAAATCCAGTGATGGTCAGAAAAGCCAGATAA